CGAGCAATCCCAAGGGTTCCCATGCAAATCAATTTGTATGATCGAATTGAGTTGATCCAAGACCCCTGCGACAGGGAGATATGTGAAATAATTATTATGCAAGCTAATCTTTGATAAAGACACTCCAAGGAAAGCATCCACAGGTAGCGCTTTCAGCAAGTTATTGTTGAGGAAAAGCACACGCAGATTAGGCAGAGGGCTGAATGTGCCTGCCAGTATCAGCTGTATGTCATTATATTCCAAACTTAGATATTCCAGATTTTGAAGTCCAATGAACATGTCCGCAATGAGCGTATCCAGGTAATTCTTATCCATGTACAACCATCTTAATTCGGTGAGGTTTTGAAAAGTGCTGTTGTCTATCAATTTGATGTTGTTTCCACCCAAATCAAGGAGATTCAGACTTGAATAGCCATTGAGATGGTTCTTTTTTATAGCGTGGATGTTGTTATCTCTCATGTTTAATTCGTGCGCAGTGAGGGGTTTGGGTTTTAGGTTAGCCAAGCTCTCTATCTTCTTGCCCTCGcagttaacccctaacccctgccGGGATCCAATGAGCTTGCAGCTGCATGGCACAGGGCATGATGCGTTCTGCACAATCtgcagctgctctctctccccattcacacctgtcATAGATGTGGGCTTCGTTTTCAACTGCCAGTGCGATTTAGAGCGTCCCTTTTTCCCATTCCCTGGAGTTGGGGACCCAGGATCACCACTAGCTTTATAAGGCGTTGGAACGGGCCCAGGTACAGAGGTCTCCTCTTGGGTAGGAGGTGCAACTAAACTCTCGTCAGCACCACTTTTTATTGAAGGACACAGATCCATCTCCGATGTCTCGTTCAAGTCGTTCCCTTGCAGTGGCGTTGGAGCCTCGCAGATCACCCGGCCGATAAGCGCGTTCTGCGGTATATTCTCCAGCCATTCCTTCAGGGaaaccaggtcacagttgcagtCCCAGGGGTTATCCTCCAATAAAACCTCCGCAATGCCCGGTATTTGTTCGAGAACTCCCTCATAAGGCACCGTTTTGATTCGGTTCCCTCGCAGGTCGAGATGGGTGATGGGAACGTGTTGAAACACATTTATAGGTAGTGCACTGATGAGGTTATCATTTAGAATTAACACTTCAAGTTTATTTAAGTCCCTGAACACGGCCGGGTCAATGTCTCTCAATAGATTAAAATCAGCCTGAAGATATTCCAAGTCATCTAAACCAAGAAAGGTGCTCTTCCTAAATGACCGTATCTTGTTATTATTTATGTGTAGCCTTTTCACGAGCTGCAGTCCCAGAAAAGCACCAGGGACAATGTCATGCAAACCGTTGTTTTCCAAATGCAAGCTTACGGCATTGTAAAAGTTAGCAAACTCATTGGGGAAAAGCCTGGATAAAGAATTCCCATGCAATAGCAAGTGATAAAACTGGGAACTGGGACCAGTCAAATGGTGCAAATTAGTAAAGCTCCTTTTTTCGCAGTCAATGTGCAAATCGCCTTCAATCTCATTGCAGGAGCATATCTGCTCCTTACAAATGTCCCTTGTAACATTTCCAATGGCCACACAAAGAGCCGCCTTCAGCAAGACAATCCAAAGCAGCATTTTCAATACAAACAATTCATCCCCGATTTCAAGACATGAAAACGAGCTGTTGAGTCAATGTTTTTAGTCCAGTTTATCCTCAAAAAGATAGACCCGACGGGTCTAAAAGAAATGACGACAGTCCTTTATAATATCCATGCTCTTCTAG
Above is a genomic segment from Oncorhynchus gorbuscha isolate QuinsamMale2020 ecotype Even-year linkage group LG23, OgorEven_v1.0, whole genome shotgun sequence containing:
- the LOC124011346 gene encoding SLIT and NTRK-like protein 1, giving the protein MLLWIVLLKAALCVAIGNVTRDICKEQICSCNEIEGDLHIDCEKRSFTNLHHLTGPSSQFYHLLLHGNSLSRLFPNEFANFYNAVSLHLENNGLHDIVPGAFLGLQLVKRLHINNNKIRSFRKSTFLGLDDLEYLQADFNLLRDIDPAVFRDLNKLEVLILNDNLISALPINVFQHVPITHLDLRGNRIKTVPYEGVLEQIPGIAEVLLEDNPWDCNCDLVSLKEWLENIPQNALIGRVICEAPTPLQGNDLNETSEMDLCPSIKSGADESLVAPPTQEETSVPGPVPTPYKASGDPGSPTPGNGKKGRSKSHWQLKTKPTSMTGVNGEREQLQIVQNASCPVPCSCKLIGSRQGLGVNCEGKKIESLANLKPKPLTAHELNMRDNNIHAIKKNHLNGYSSLNLLDLGGNNIKLIDNSTFQNLTELRWLYMDKNYLDTLIADMFIGLQNLEYLSLEYNDIQLILAGTFSPLPNLRVLFLNNNLLKALPVDAFLGVSLSKISLHNNYFTYLPVAGVLDQLNSIIQIDLHGNPWDCSCNIVPFKQWTEKLGADVIVSDLKCESPEEFWKRDFRHVRNDLMCPKLYDKIYPTSLSKNSTFTADTGTRSNSYVEPNRVSISVLVPGLLLVFVTSAFTVVGMLVFILRNRKRSKRRDGNSSASEINSLQTVCDSSYWHSGPYHADGGAQRGFDCSAHFSPTNDA